A single window of Flavobacterium aestivum DNA harbors:
- a CDS encoding UDP-glycosyltransferase has product MQNNKIFILLPDGIGLRNFAYSDFQAIGLQEDFNVVFWNNTPFDLIELGFKEIKIQNSKSHPLTETYKNARKQIELNLNIRITKDRVYDTYRFPFSYATPTKAIKSGVTKLLSFTHSSKYGLKRIRKKINQEERKTLYYHQSLETLQKEKPAMVFCTNQRPMTAIAPLLAAQDLEIPTATFIFSWDNLPKATMVVETDYYFVWSDLMKKELLFYYPYIQESQVFVTGTPQFESHFDKRKLLPREVFFEQNNLDANKKYICYSGDDVTTCPDDPKYLEDVAIAIRELNQKGNALGIIFRRCPVDFSGRYEKVLLDYQDVINPIDPLWEKIGENWNTILPKQADIDLQMNTIAHTELVINLGSSMVFDYVAHDKACAFINYDVSNKKISDWSVKKIYNYVHFRSMPNAETVLWINSSDTIIATIEQGTAMNSSVIKEAKQWFEIINKHPSQEASKRIWKGIKTIISKQ; this is encoded by the coding sequence ATGCAAAACAATAAAATATTTATCCTTTTGCCTGACGGCATTGGTCTACGCAATTTTGCGTATTCAGATTTTCAAGCTATAGGGTTACAAGAAGACTTTAATGTTGTTTTTTGGAACAATACTCCATTTGATTTAATAGAATTAGGTTTTAAAGAAATAAAGATTCAAAACTCCAAGTCACATCCACTTACGGAGACCTATAAGAATGCCCGAAAACAAATTGAATTGAATCTGAACATCAGGATAACCAAAGATCGTGTTTATGATACGTATCGTTTTCCTTTTTCATATGCAACACCTACAAAAGCAATAAAAAGTGGGGTCACTAAGTTATTGTCTTTTACCCACTCTTCAAAATACGGATTAAAACGCATTCGAAAAAAAATCAATCAAGAGGAGCGAAAAACGTTGTATTATCACCAAAGTTTAGAGACACTGCAAAAGGAAAAACCAGCTATGGTGTTTTGTACCAATCAACGACCAATGACAGCAATAGCTCCTCTGTTGGCAGCACAAGATTTAGAAATTCCTACCGCAACTTTTATTTTTTCTTGGGATAATTTGCCCAAGGCTACCATGGTGGTAGAAACGGATTATTATTTTGTTTGGAGTGATTTGATGAAAAAGGAATTGCTTTTTTATTATCCTTATATTCAAGAATCTCAGGTTTTTGTAACCGGGACTCCACAATTTGAATCTCACTTTGATAAACGTAAGTTGCTCCCAAGAGAAGTTTTTTTTGAACAAAATAATTTAGATGCCAATAAAAAATACATTTGTTATTCGGGAGATGATGTGACGACTTGTCCAGATGATCCAAAATACCTTGAAGATGTTGCTATTGCTATTAGAGAGTTGAACCAAAAAGGAAATGCATTGGGGATTATTTTTCGACGTTGTCCTGTTGACTTTTCGGGACGATATGAAAAAGTGCTTCTTGATTACCAAGACGTAATCAATCCCATTGACCCACTTTGGGAAAAAATAGGGGAGAACTGGAATACGATTTTGCCAAAACAAGCTGATATTGATTTACAAATGAATACTATAGCACATACGGAGCTAGTAATTAATTTAGGATCTTCCATGGTTTTCGATTATGTAGCCCATGATAAAGCATGTGCATTTATTAATTATGATGTTAGCAATAAAAAAATCTCAGATTGGTCAGTAAAGAAAATATATAATTATGTACATTTTCGTTCAATGCCTAATGCTGAAACAGTTTTGTGGATAAATAGTTCTGATACTATTATAGCAACAATCGAGCAAGGAACTGCTATGAATTCATCTGTTATAAAAGAGGCAAAACAATGGTTCGAAATCATCAATAAACATCCTTCACAAGAAGCTTCCAAACGAATTTGGAAAGGAATTAAAACCATCATTTCTAAACAATAA
- the neuC gene encoding UDP-N-acetylglucosamine 2-epimerase, with protein MKKILFLTGTRADFGKIKSLISILEQQPEFEVFVAVTGMHLQEEYGYTLLEIQRCGYKNIHTFHNHTHETTMDLTLAKTIEGFSSYVKKVEPHLILVHGDRVETLAGAIVGSLNNILVAHIEGGEISGTVDELIRHSVSKLSHIHFVSNAEAAKRLEQMGEIKKSIFTIGSPDIDVMFSDKLPSLAVAKEYYQLFFETFAIVMFHPVTTEIKEMEQYATNFVNALLIDTHNYIVVFPNNDLGSKTILKTYERLKENPRFRIFPSLRFEYFLTLLKNSQFIIGNSSAGIREAPYYGIPIINIGTRQQNRAVHADIINVDYNEMNISEALKTIGSHEVQQSDADFGQGNSAELFLESLQKEEFWKMNHQKQFRDR; from the coding sequence ATGAAAAAAATCTTATTCCTTACAGGAACCAGAGCTGATTTTGGTAAAATAAAGTCATTGATTTCAATTTTGGAACAACAGCCCGAATTTGAAGTTTTTGTGGCAGTTACTGGTATGCATTTACAGGAAGAATACGGATATACATTGTTGGAAATTCAACGGTGCGGATATAAAAATATACATACCTTTCATAATCATACCCACGAAACCACTATGGATTTGACATTGGCAAAAACCATTGAAGGGTTCTCGAGTTATGTAAAAAAAGTAGAACCCCATTTGATTCTCGTACATGGAGATCGGGTCGAAACTTTGGCAGGAGCTATTGTGGGTTCACTAAATAATATTTTGGTTGCTCATATTGAGGGCGGCGAAATATCAGGTACTGTAGATGAGTTGATTCGTCATAGTGTAAGTAAGCTGAGCCACATACATTTTGTTTCTAATGCAGAGGCTGCCAAAAGATTGGAACAAATGGGAGAAATAAAGAAATCTATTTTTACTATAGGTTCACCGGATATAGACGTTATGTTTTCGGATAAGCTTCCGAGTTTAGCTGTTGCTAAAGAATATTATCAACTATTTTTTGAAACCTTTGCTATAGTGATGTTTCATCCTGTTACTACCGAAATAAAGGAAATGGAACAGTATGCTACCAATTTTGTCAATGCATTATTGATAGATACCCATAATTATATAGTTGTATTTCCGAATAATGATTTAGGCAGTAAAACTATTTTAAAGACCTATGAAAGGTTAAAAGAGAATCCACGATTTAGAATTTTTCCATCGCTGCGATTTGAATATTTTTTGACATTATTAAAAAATTCTCAATTCATTATAGGAAATAGTAGTGCGGGTATTCGAGAAGCACCTTATTACGGAATCCCTATTATCAATATTGGAACTCGCCAACAAAATAGGGCAGTTCATGCTGATATCATCAATGTAGATTATAATGAAATGAATATTTCAGAAGCATTAAAAACTATTGGTTCTCACGAAGTGCAGCAATCTGATGCCGATTTTGGACAAGGTAATAGTGCCGAACTATTTCTGGAATCTCTTCAAAAAGAGGAGTTTTGGAAAATGAACCATCAAAAACAGTTTAGAGACAGATAA
- the neuB gene encoding N-acetylneuraminate synthase, translating into MNPYIEIAGRKIGPDFPPLVIAEIGINHEGSLQIAKEMVDAAHRAGVEVVKHQTHIVEDEMSGAAKKVIPGNADVSIYEIMERCSLNEADELELKKYVESKGMIFISTPFSRAAAERLKKFDIPAYKIGSGECNNYPLLEHIASFGKPVILSTGMNTIESVRKAVAIFEKHNVSVALLHTTNLYPTPIHLVRFGAMTELHEAFPDKVFGLSDHTLNNNACLGAVALGGSILERHFTDHMQRTGPDIVCSMDEKVCQELIVSSAEIALMRGGTKKPATEEQVTIDFAFATVCTIAPIKKGEFFTKENIWVKRPGTGKILAEHFNEVLGKIAIRDIENDEQLDFSDFK; encoded by the coding sequence ATGAATCCATATATAGAAATAGCAGGTCGTAAAATAGGACCAGATTTCCCGCCATTAGTTATTGCAGAAATCGGTATTAATCATGAAGGCTCTTTGCAAATAGCCAAAGAAATGGTTGATGCAGCACATAGAGCTGGCGTTGAGGTGGTAAAGCATCAAACTCATATTGTGGAAGATGAAATGAGTGGAGCTGCAAAAAAAGTGATTCCAGGTAATGCTGATGTATCTATTTATGAAATCATGGAACGTTGCTCATTGAATGAAGCTGACGAACTGGAACTGAAAAAGTATGTAGAAAGTAAAGGAATGATCTTTATTTCGACTCCGTTCTCTCGTGCAGCAGCTGAACGATTGAAAAAGTTCGATATTCCAGCTTACAAAATAGGATCGGGAGAGTGCAATAATTATCCTCTTTTAGAGCATATAGCTTCTTTTGGGAAGCCGGTTATTTTGAGTACTGGTATGAATACTATTGAGAGTGTTCGTAAGGCAGTCGCTATTTTCGAAAAACACAACGTTTCAGTGGCGTTATTGCATACCACTAATTTGTATCCAACACCAATCCATTTGGTTCGTTTTGGAGCGATGACAGAATTACATGAAGCTTTTCCGGATAAAGTTTTTGGTTTAAGTGATCATACTTTGAATAATAATGCATGTCTAGGTGCAGTTGCGCTTGGAGGAAGTATTTTGGAAAGACATTTTACAGATCATATGCAACGCACGGGTCCGGATATTGTATGCAGTATGGATGAAAAAGTATGTCAGGAATTGATTGTGTCAAGTGCTGAAATTGCACTAATGAGGGGCGGAACAAAAAAGCCTGCCACAGAAGAACAAGTAACGATTGATTTTGCTTTTGCAACAGTTTGTACTATTGCACCAATTAAAAAAGGAGAATTTTTTACTAAAGAAAATATTTGGGTAAAACGTCCGGGTACTGGTAAAATTTTAGCAGAACATTTTAATGAAGTACTAGGTAAAATTGCGATAAGAGATATTGAGAATGATGAGCAACTTGATTTTTCAGATTTTAAATAA
- a CDS encoding cytidylyltransferase domain-containing protein: MKTIAVIPARGGSKRIPQKNIQLFGEIPLLCHSIQYAFANSEIIDTVYVSTDDENIKNIALQYGAKVIDRPESLSGDLEPTVSALKHVLESINEEVENVVLLQSTNPLRPENLLKEAFGIYQEGNYDSLFTVTRNHNKLGKIIENKFTPFNYTIGQRSQDLEPLFFENGLLYISKASLILKDSIISEKALPYEVNHIFANVDIDIQEDLEYAEYLYQKKLLNSNK, encoded by the coding sequence ATGAAAACCATAGCCGTAATTCCTGCCCGTGGAGGATCGAAACGAATTCCCCAAAAAAACATTCAGCTTTTTGGAGAAATACCATTGCTGTGCCATTCAATACAATATGCTTTTGCGAATAGTGAAATTATTGATACAGTTTATGTTTCTACAGATGATGAAAATATCAAGAACATAGCGTTACAATACGGTGCCAAAGTAATTGATAGACCAGAATCTTTATCTGGAGATTTGGAACCTACGGTTTCGGCATTGAAACACGTTTTGGAATCTATTAATGAGGAAGTAGAAAATGTCGTTTTATTGCAGTCTACTAATCCACTTAGACCAGAGAATTTACTTAAAGAAGCTTTTGGTATTTATCAAGAAGGAAATTATGATAGTCTTTTTACAGTTACAAGAAATCATAACAAATTGGGTAAAATAATTGAAAATAAATTTACACCTTTTAATTATACCATTGGACAGCGCAGTCAGGATTTAGAGCCCTTATTTTTCGAAAATGGCTTGTTGTATATTTCCAAAGCATCTTTGATTTTGAAAGATAGCATTATCTCAGAAAAAGCACTTCCTTACGAAGTAAATCATATTTTTGCTAATGTAGATATTGATATACAAGAAGATTTGGAGTATGCTGAGTATTTGTATCAAAAGAAGCTTTTGAATAGTAATAAATAA
- a CDS encoding glycosyltransferase family 4 protein: MTKVILISQVPLPFSQIGSWTTLYKNYLQDKHQIDFIVCEPPKKQFENIEYSLVANNLIFKIRRKIKKNWYLGYLEALDKILKPNEKYVIQIVDNFGIVKPLHELLIRRGVRKNCQLQFFYHGFPPFYENYQGRWFFESIDEMVLLTNDSYLAHKNYYSILPVRFSVLHNGIDTKKFTKVLDTEKCKLKEELGFDDKKIFIWCSQDRPKKGLNLILAVWKKIYATHKNITLLVIGCDPREKIDGVQFLGRIPNDELPKYYQVSDCYLFPTLCKEGFGLSLIEALHCGNYCIASAMGGVPEVLQYGKLGKLIENPHFVSEWENAINDFLEGKYQIPEIPEALYSKEKWNDEMNQIIENAKSRLE, translated from the coding sequence ATGACCAAAGTAATTCTCATATCACAAGTGCCACTTCCATTCTCTCAAATAGGAAGTTGGACCACGCTATATAAAAATTACTTGCAAGACAAACATCAGATAGATTTTATAGTATGTGAACCACCCAAAAAGCAGTTTGAGAATATTGAGTACAGTTTGGTAGCCAATAATCTTATTTTTAAGATAAGAAGAAAAATCAAGAAAAACTGGTACTTAGGTTATCTGGAAGCTTTGGATAAAATTTTGAAACCAAATGAAAAATACGTTATTCAAATTGTAGATAATTTTGGAATTGTAAAACCGTTGCATGAGCTTTTGATTCGTAGAGGAGTTAGGAAAAATTGCCAACTGCAGTTTTTTTATCATGGTTTTCCCCCTTTTTATGAAAATTATCAAGGTAGATGGTTTTTTGAGTCTATCGATGAAATGGTGTTATTAACGAATGATTCTTATCTAGCACATAAAAATTACTATTCAATTTTGCCAGTGAGGTTTTCAGTATTACACAACGGTATTGATACCAAAAAATTTACCAAAGTTCTTGATACTGAAAAATGCAAGTTGAAAGAAGAATTAGGATTTGATGACAAAAAAATCTTTATTTGGTGTTCTCAAGACAGACCTAAAAAAGGATTGAATTTAATACTAGCTGTTTGGAAAAAAATTTATGCTACACACAAAAACATTACCCTATTAGTCATTGGTTGTGATCCAAGAGAGAAAATAGATGGAGTCCAGTTTTTGGGAAGAATTCCTAATGATGAACTTCCTAAATACTATCAGGTTTCTGATTGTTATCTTTTTCCTACTTTATGTAAAGAGGGTTTTGGACTCAGTCTTATAGAAGCTCTTCATTGTGGAAATTATTGTATTGCATCAGCAATGGGGGGTGTTCCAGAAGTTTTGCAGTATGGAAAACTAGGGAAACTTATAGAAAATCCTCATTTTGTTTCAGAGTGGGAAAATGCCATAAATGATTTTTTAGAAGGAAAATATCAAATTCCTGAAATCCCTGAAGCATTATATTCTAAAGAAAAATGGAATGATGAGATGAATCAAATTATTGAAAATGCTAAAAGCAGATTAGAATAA
- a CDS encoding glycosyltransferase family 2 protein, with product MITIIYPYRNREENRVKRSLDSLTQQNNHNFKVIFVDYGSVFNIAETIKKLTQNYDFVTYLYSYHCHQPWSRAKAINIGLKHVNTPYVFVADVDMIFSHDFIEKLIHIQNPNQAVFFKVGFLDQKESVQIKPFFEYNISFFSQVGAKGLSLFPLKTLNEIHGFDEFLHFWGAEDEDVHNRLENAGYQSIFYDQEILMLHQWHITYRKAESKELSQDLRLTNISRINFEHLLANKREKRTVVNLKQWGRSISKIEHEVLENSIMPYFVGNKKESIDHFLFVTLPNFKGEVLNVIFQKDDFQDTLKYHVKKRLGKSVPRYYTLKEINDRVLLHLISFYNTHNYFYIIDNGLKSIQLKIKKD from the coding sequence ATGATTACCATAATATACCCTTATCGTAATCGGGAAGAAAACAGAGTTAAGCGTTCACTGGATTCATTGACACAACAAAACAATCATAATTTTAAAGTTATTTTTGTAGATTATGGTTCTGTATTCAATATAGCAGAAACAATTAAGAAGCTAACTCAGAATTATGATTTCGTAACCTATTTGTATTCCTACCATTGTCATCAGCCATGGTCACGCGCAAAGGCAATTAATATTGGGTTAAAACATGTAAATACTCCTTATGTTTTTGTTGCCGATGTGGATATGATTTTTAGTCACGATTTCATAGAAAAACTGATTCATATTCAGAACCCTAATCAAGCTGTTTTTTTTAAAGTTGGTTTTCTTGATCAAAAAGAAAGTGTTCAAATCAAACCTTTTTTCGAATATAATATAAGTTTCTTCAGTCAAGTTGGAGCGAAAGGATTATCGTTATTTCCTCTTAAGACATTGAATGAAATACATGGTTTTGATGAGTTTTTACATTTTTGGGGTGCCGAAGATGAAGATGTCCATAATCGATTAGAAAATGCGGGTTACCAATCCATATTTTATGATCAAGAGATTTTAATGTTACATCAATGGCATATTACCTATAGAAAAGCAGAGTCAAAAGAATTAAGCCAGGATTTACGATTAACAAACATCAGTAGAATTAATTTTGAGCATTTATTGGCTAATAAGAGAGAGAAACGAACAGTTGTTAATCTGAAACAGTGGGGACGAAGTATTTCTAAAATAGAACATGAAGTATTAGAAAATAGCATTATGCCTTATTTTGTAGGGAATAAAAAAGAAAGTATTGATCATTTTCTTTTTGTGACATTACCTAATTTTAAGGGAGAAGTATTAAATGTGATTTTTCAAAAAGACGATTTTCAAGACACTTTAAAATACCATGTAAAAAAAAGATTGGGAAAATCAGTTCCTAGATACTACACTTTGAAAGAAATAAATGATAGAGTATTGTTGCATCTTATTAGTTTTTATAATACCCATAATTATTTCTATATAATAGATAATGGTTTAAAATCGATTCAATTAAAAATTAAAAAAGACTAA
- a CDS encoding glycosyltransferase family A protein: MRVGFNPHKDKVHVISDYFHQVVIPVYIPNQEDYFKDSFEILKLCLNSLFKTIHNKTYITIVNNGSCDLIVNYLNELYKGNKIQEIIHVTNIGYINAMLKGITGQNFELITTSDADVLFLEGWQRASYNVFQNFSKCGVVCPTPSSRSLRTYTANLYWDFLFSNKMKFKTVTNLDAFRKFGVSVGNPEFYNEIQLKKYLTISNNEQAAVIGAGHYVVTYRASIFNNLESRYTDYILGGNSDDLFDLPVVKKGFWRLSTADNYAYHMGNIIEDWMYEEVSKLEQNDRGSDFELKKIPVGSKWSYFIKSKLFGKFILNKKVMRYFLIWKGLDKEDAKNYLT, encoded by the coding sequence ATGAGAGTAGGTTTCAATCCTCATAAAGATAAAGTTCATGTGATCTCTGATTATTTTCATCAGGTGGTGATTCCAGTTTATATACCTAATCAAGAAGACTATTTTAAAGATAGTTTTGAAATATTGAAACTATGTCTCAATTCATTATTCAAAACAATTCATAATAAAACTTACATTACTATTGTCAATAACGGAAGTTGTGATTTGATTGTTAATTATTTAAATGAGTTGTATAAAGGGAATAAAATACAGGAGATTATTCATGTCACTAATATAGGTTATATAAATGCAATGTTAAAAGGCATTACAGGACAAAATTTTGAACTTATCACTACTTCAGATGCAGATGTTCTTTTTTTAGAAGGTTGGCAGAGAGCATCGTATAATGTTTTTCAAAATTTTTCCAAATGTGGTGTAGTGTGTCCAACACCTTCATCAAGATCTTTAAGGACTTATACTGCTAATTTGTATTGGGACTTTTTGTTTTCAAATAAAATGAAGTTTAAGACAGTAACTAACCTTGATGCATTCAGAAAGTTTGGGGTGAGTGTTGGTAATCCTGAGTTTTATAATGAAATTCAATTAAAAAAATATTTAACCATATCTAATAATGAACAGGCTGCAGTAATTGGAGCAGGGCATTATGTTGTTACTTATAGAGCGTCAATTTTTAATAATTTAGAAAGTCGCTACACTGATTATATTCTTGGAGGAAATAGTGATGATTTATTTGATCTCCCTGTTGTAAAAAAAGGATTTTGGCGATTATCTACAGCTGATAATTATGCTTATCATATGGGTAATATTATCGAAGATTGGATGTATGAGGAAGTTTCTAAATTAGAACAAAATGATAGAGGGAGTGATTTTGAGTTAAAGAAGATTCCAGTCGGTTCAAAATGGTCTTATTTTATTAAATCTAAATTGTTTGGGAAATTCATTTTGAATAAAAAAGTAATGAGGTATTTTTTGATTTGGAAAGGACTTGACAAAGAAGATGCTAAAAATTACTTGACATGA
- a CDS encoding glycosyltransferase family 2 protein codes for MNSLVSIIIPTYNRAHLIGETLDSVLKQTYENWECIIVDDGSTDDTAILIDDYIKKDNRFQYHQRPTDRIKGANACRNYGFELSQGEFIKWFDSDDIMHPDFLEKQVGVLQQYKLLDFCACQSLTFFSNSNKIEKNLANRNPKDSLILSYLVKNLYFFTGSPLWRKVFLLNKDLFDESLSDSHESDFHLRMLLNFPKFDYMPDFLFSIRRGSESITQNSLNKKSSLESKIIFFDKALKLISLQNVQDKRKINEYLSFRISSTIYELCLIDSRIKVLNQYKTFVFELLFLNDIKLKSRLKMTLGFILLLFFGKGYNCLKENLNIREQIVN; via the coding sequence TTGAATAGTTTAGTTTCCATCATAATCCCAACTTACAACCGAGCACATCTTATAGGAGAAACACTGGATTCTGTATTAAAACAAACTTATGAGAACTGGGAATGTATCATAGTTGATGATGGAAGTACAGATGATACAGCTATTCTTATTGATGATTATATAAAAAAAGATAATAGATTTCAATATCATCAAAGACCTACAGATAGAATTAAAGGTGCCAATGCTTGTAGAAATTATGGTTTCGAATTGAGCCAAGGTGAGTTTATAAAATGGTTTGATAGTGATGATATTATGCATCCTGACTTTTTAGAAAAACAGGTTGGAGTTTTACAACAGTATAAATTACTTGATTTTTGTGCATGCCAGTCACTTACCTTTTTTTCTAATTCTAATAAGATTGAAAAAAATTTAGCTAATCGAAATCCAAAGGATAGTTTAATTCTTAGTTACCTTGTTAAAAATCTTTATTTTTTTACTGGTTCACCATTGTGGAGGAAAGTTTTTTTATTAAATAAAGATCTTTTTGATGAATCGTTATCAGATTCACATGAATCAGATTTTCATTTAAGAATGTTGCTCAATTTTCCTAAATTTGATTATATGCCCGACTTTCTTTTTTCAATAAGGAGAGGTAGCGAGAGTATTACACAAAACAGTCTAAATAAAAAGTCTAGTCTTGAATCAAAAATTATTTTTTTCGATAAAGCTTTAAAGTTGATTTCATTGCAAAATGTTCAAGACAAAAGAAAAATAAATGAGTATTTATCATTTCGAATTTCAAGTACAATTTATGAATTATGTCTAATTGATTCCCGAATAAAAGTATTAAATCAATACAAAACTTTTGTTTTTGAACTGCTTTTTTTAAACGATATAAAACTGAAATCGAGACTAAAAATGACATTGGGTTTTATTTTACTTTTATTTTTTGGTAAAGGATATAATTGCTTAAAAGAGAATTTAAATATTAGAGAACAAATTGTTAATTAA
- a CDS encoding glycosyltransferase family 2 protein, which yields MNKVFVVIVTYNGMKWIDECLSSVLNSSIPVSVVVIDNNSSDETITFVKDKFSEITIFEQTDNLGFGKANNLGMSYALSQNADFVFLLNQDAFVNKKTIEDLVALSLNNPEYGILSPVQLDYSGKLLENYFFRFMSEDGSRSFYSDFVLGNPQKKIYDIDFVQAAAWLLPINTINKIGGFDPLFYHYGEDNNYCQRLLYHNMRIGVAPNTYIRHDSNKPKSEQVKLFSKKYFDTYIKEIAVKYADINIDFIGKNVSSERKKIYKIILYNFFKLDFIKLVGFLKQLHVLNKTVKRIEVSRNRNIHINSNYLNFE from the coding sequence ATGAATAAGGTGTTTGTTGTTATTGTCACTTATAATGGAATGAAATGGATTGATGAATGTTTAAGCAGTGTTTTAAATAGTTCAATTCCAGTTTCAGTTGTGGTTATTGATAATAATAGTTCAGATGAAACAATCACATTCGTAAAAGATAAATTTAGTGAGATAACAATATTTGAACAAACAGATAATTTAGGTTTTGGTAAAGCGAATAATTTAGGAATGAGTTATGCTTTAAGTCAAAATGCTGACTTCGTTTTTTTGTTAAATCAAGATGCCTTTGTAAATAAAAAGACTATTGAGGATTTAGTAGCTTTATCATTGAACAATCCTGAGTATGGAATTTTAAGTCCTGTTCAATTAGATTATTCAGGGAAGCTACTTGAAAATTATTTTTTTAGATTTATGTCTGAGGATGGCTCAAGATCTTTTTACTCTGATTTTGTTTTAGGAAATCCACAAAAAAAGATTTACGATATAGATTTTGTCCAAGCAGCAGCATGGCTTTTACCAATAAATACAATAAATAAAATAGGGGGATTTGATCCTCTTTTTTATCATTATGGAGAAGATAATAATTATTGTCAGAGATTATTGTATCATAATATGAGAATAGGAGTGGCACCTAATACATATATAAGACATGATAGTAATAAACCAAAATCTGAACAGGTTAAATTATTTTCTAAAAAATATTTTGATACGTATATAAAAGAAATAGCTGTTAAATATGCTGATATAAATATAGATTTTATAGGTAAAAATGTCTCAAGCGAAAGAAAAAAAATTTATAAAATTATATTGTACAATTTTTTCAAACTTGACTTTATAAAGCTTGTGGGATTTTTAAAACAATTGCATGTTTTAAATAAAACTGTTAAACGAATTGAAGTTAGTCGAAATAGAAATATTCATATTAATTCAAATTATTTAAATTTTGAATAG
- a CDS encoding glycosyltransferase family 2 protein, translating into MKSILPLISVIVPNYNHEKYLKERLDSIFNQTYPNFEVIVLDDCSTDNSRYILNQYSQHPKASHCVFNEINAGNTFVQWNRGIALARGEFIWIAESDDFCDYNFLEEVSKPLIENDKVVLSYCQSNRVDGKGTVTGNWLNQTSDLDRDLFLRDFVFDGNEFIEKFLIYRNVIPNAAAVIFRKNGLIKNSHLDLNPLLKYNGDWLFYLKIIANNKVAFIEKPLNNFRFHSHSVITSGFDSKPLEFKIEVNICFRECCAYFFKKMNLINFKRIAKINNQFLMEYKYKLGLFYINNNDKVKGVFLMISITDFLVVNFIKRIFK; encoded by the coding sequence ATGAAAAGCATTTTACCATTAATTTCTGTAATTGTTCCAAATTACAATCACGAAAAATACTTAAAAGAGAGATTGGATAGCATTTTCAATCAAACTTACCCTAATTTTGAAGTAATAGTATTAGATGATTGTAGTACAGATAATAGTAGATATATTCTTAACCAATACAGTCAGCATCCTAAAGCCAGTCATTGTGTTTTTAATGAAATAAATGCTGGAAATACTTTTGTACAATGGAATAGAGGAATCGCTCTGGCAAGAGGAGAATTTATATGGATAGCGGAATCGGATGATTTTTGTGATTATAATTTTTTAGAAGAAGTAAGTAAACCATTAATAGAAAATGATAAGGTAGTTTTATCATATTGTCAATCGAATCGGGTAGATGGAAAAGGAACTGTAACTGGGAATTGGTTAAATCAAACAAGTGATTTAGATAGAGATTTATTTCTTAGGGATTTTGTTTTTGATGGGAATGAGTTTATAGAAAAATTTTTGATTTATAGAAATGTTATCCCTAATGCTGCAGCAGTAATTTTTAGAAAAAATGGCTTAATTAAAAATAGTCATCTTGATTTAAATCCATTATTAAAGTATAATGGTGATTGGTTATTCTACTTGAAAATTATAGCAAATAATAAAGTTGCTTTTATAGAGAAACCTTTAAATAATTTTAGGTTTCATTCTCATAGTGTGATTACATCAGGATTTGATAGTAAGCCTTTGGAATTTAAAATAGAAGTTAATATTTGTTTTAGAGAATGTTGTGCTTATTTTTTTAAAAAAATGAATCTTATAAATTTCAAAAGAATAGCGAAAATAAATAATCAGTTTCTAATGGAATATAAATATAAATTAGGGCTTTTTTATATTAATAATAATGACAAAGTGAAAGGTGTTTTTTTAATGATATCGATTACAGATTTTTTAGTTGTAAATTTTATTAAACGAATTTTTAAATAA